The following are from one region of the Alkalimarinus sediminis genome:
- a CDS encoding amino acid ABC transporter substrate-binding protein, whose amino-acid sequence MKIKNVVMTLAAAGLVFSAQTSIAGTTLDAVKKKGVLSCGVSTGLAGFSQKDEKGQWSGLDVDVCRGVAAAVLGDASKVQYKPLTAKERFTALQSGEIDILSRNTTWTHTRDTSLGLNFAGVIYYDGAGFMVSKKLGVKSATELNGANACIQAGTSTELAISDYFRENNMKYKAITFDTSDQTRAGFESGRCDFLVSDQSQLYALRIGLKDPDGAIVLPEVISKEPLGPVVRQNDDEWFNVVKWVVNASIEGEYQGVTSSNAEEMKTKGNPGQKRLLGTEGDLGEKLGLPADWAFQVIKQVGNYAESFERNVGQGSPLKIARGLNAQWNKGGILYSPAMR is encoded by the coding sequence ATGAAAATAAAGAATGTGGTAATGACGCTAGCCGCAGCAGGCTTAGTTTTCTCAGCACAAACAAGTATAGCAGGCACGACGTTAGACGCGGTTAAGAAAAAGGGTGTTCTAAGCTGTGGTGTGAGCACAGGTCTGGCAGGCTTCTCTCAAAAGGATGAAAAAGGCCAATGGAGTGGGCTAGATGTTGACGTTTGTCGCGGTGTCGCGGCTGCGGTACTGGGTGACGCAAGCAAAGTACAATATAAGCCTTTAACTGCAAAAGAGCGCTTTACTGCACTTCAATCTGGTGAAATTGACATTCTTTCCCGCAACACAACGTGGACTCATACACGTGACACCTCACTGGGTTTGAACTTCGCTGGCGTCATCTATTATGACGGTGCCGGCTTTATGGTAAGCAAAAAGTTAGGCGTTAAATCAGCCACTGAGTTAAACGGGGCAAATGCTTGTATTCAGGCAGGTACATCAACAGAACTAGCCATTTCTGATTACTTCCGTGAAAACAACATGAAGTACAAAGCAATCACCTTTGACACTTCAGATCAGACCCGTGCCGGCTTTGAATCAGGGCGCTGTGACTTCTTGGTGTCTGACCAATCTCAGCTTTATGCGCTTCGCATAGGTCTTAAAGATCCTGATGGCGCTATTGTTTTGCCAGAAGTTATTTCTAAAGAGCCTTTAGGTCCGGTTGTGCGCCAGAATGACGATGAATGGTTCAACGTAGTTAAGTGGGTCGTTAATGCATCTATTGAAGGTGAATACCAAGGGGTTACATCTTCTAACGCCGAAGAGATGAAGACAAAAGGCAATCCAGGGCAAAAACGCCTATTAGGTACAGAAGGTGACTTAGGTGAAAAGCTAGGTCTGCCAGCTGATTGGGCATTCCAGGTGATTAAACAGGTAGGTAACTACGCTGAGTCATTTGAGCGCAATGTAGGCCAAGGCTCACCATTAAAAATTGCACGAGGGTTAAACGCGCAGTGGAATA
- a CDS encoding GNAT family N-acetyltransferase has translation MTETYEKLTPIAYPLANRFYKQSGEKGKTQSSDEVYVARSGANIIAAVRLCPLVQDPANRANPSDTLLLRSLAVAPAYRRTGVGSQFMRYVVEQIGSRACWCYPFSWLESFYGQTGFKVVAAEDSPDFIRSPFENYRRQGRDILIMGRHIQDTVGE, from the coding sequence ATGACTGAAACCTACGAAAAATTAACACCTATTGCTTATCCTCTCGCAAACCGATTTTATAAGCAGTCTGGTGAAAAAGGTAAAACCCAAAGCTCAGATGAAGTCTATGTTGCTAGGTCAGGCGCAAATATTATTGCTGCTGTTAGGCTGTGCCCTCTAGTGCAAGACCCCGCAAATCGGGCTAACCCATCAGATACGCTCTTATTACGAAGTCTTGCGGTAGCACCTGCTTATCGCCGAACAGGGGTCGGGAGTCAGTTTATGAGGTATGTGGTTGAGCAGATAGGTTCACGAGCCTGCTGGTGTTATCCCTTCTCATGGCTTGAAAGTTTTTATGGGCAAACTGGTTTTAAGGTTGTAGCTGCTGAAGACTCACCTGATTTTATTCGTTCACCGTTTGAGAACTATCGCCGCCAGGGGCGGGATATATTGATCATGGGTAGGCATATTCAGGATACCGTTGGCGAATGA
- a CDS encoding tRNA-uridine aminocarboxypropyltransferase, with product MSTNRSAGGCDCCGRCGLLEVACICQYRPKINSQVGFCLLTHETEYRKPTNTGRLIADCLESTKVYTWSRTAIDPDLERDLADPQYQHWLVYPAEGSEQQDRVVSFAQNADSPQGCAGKKHIFILFDATWQQAAKMVRKSPYLNHLPILSLSPEHLSQYHLRRTSQAHHLCTVEVAVELLELAGEEASASLLQDYFLVFSQHYMAARSGHGVKQVSEQMIRLLKEQHDEVS from the coding sequence ATGAGTACGAATCGGAGTGCAGGAGGTTGTGACTGTTGTGGCCGGTGTGGTTTGCTTGAGGTCGCGTGTATTTGTCAATATCGCCCTAAAATCAACTCGCAGGTTGGGTTTTGTCTTTTAACCCACGAGACGGAATACCGAAAACCCACCAATACAGGGCGTCTTATTGCAGATTGTTTGGAATCCACCAAGGTTTATACTTGGTCGCGCACCGCAATAGATCCTGACTTGGAGCGAGACCTTGCCGACCCTCAATATCAGCACTGGTTGGTGTATCCTGCTGAAGGTTCAGAGCAGCAAGATCGGGTGGTATCGTTTGCACAAAATGCAGATTCGCCTCAAGGCTGTGCTGGTAAGAAACATATTTTTATCCTATTCGATGCCACCTGGCAGCAAGCTGCTAAGATGGTCAGAAAAAGCCCATATCTTAACCATTTGCCTATACTATCTCTTAGCCCGGAGCACTTATCTCAGTACCACTTGAGACGCACTTCCCAAGCGCATCACCTGTGTACAGTAGAAGTGGCTGTTGAGTTGCTTGAGTTGGCAGGTGAAGAGGCAAGTGCATCATTACTACAAGACTACTTTCTTGTCTTTAGCCAACACTATATGGCTGCCCGAAGTGGCCATGGAGTAAAGCAAGTGAGTGAGCAAATGATACGATTACTTAAGGAACAGCATGATGAAGTCAGTTGA
- a CDS encoding NADP-dependent oxidoreductase has protein sequence MMKSVEYTRFGEPDVLQLAERPVPLPAGQQVRVKVLAAGLNPIDYKTRKGLGFVAGQIAPQLDSGVGWVPGYDIAGEVDAVGEDCRDWRVGDRVMGMIGFPLEGGGYAEYVMTTPDMLCRVPERLSLEHAAGVPLAALTAWQALFEVGSVKEGDKVLIHAAAGGVGHFAVQFAKARGAYVIATASARNHDYLHEIGVDEAIDYTQTDFVDACYGLDFVLDTMGGDIGHWSLGVVAATGQMVTVPTVTAEQIIKEGEKRGIKTAGLTVYPDQEALMAIAELIETEDVIVHIDKRFPLHEANKAHTELETGHVRGKLVLTMK, from the coding sequence ATGATGAAGTCAGTTGAATACACCCGCTTCGGCGAGCCCGATGTATTGCAGTTAGCAGAGCGCCCCGTGCCTCTCCCTGCAGGTCAGCAAGTCAGGGTTAAAGTCTTGGCTGCGGGGCTCAACCCGATTGATTATAAAACTCGCAAAGGCTTGGGGTTTGTAGCCGGCCAGATTGCGCCACAACTGGATAGCGGGGTGGGCTGGGTGCCTGGCTATGATATCGCCGGTGAAGTCGATGCGGTAGGTGAAGATTGCCGAGATTGGCGCGTGGGTGACCGCGTAATGGGGATGATCGGGTTTCCTCTTGAGGGAGGCGGGTATGCAGAGTATGTGATGACAACGCCTGACATGCTTTGCCGAGTGCCTGAACGCCTTAGCCTCGAACACGCTGCCGGTGTTCCGTTAGCGGCATTAACAGCTTGGCAGGCACTGTTTGAGGTCGGCTCTGTTAAAGAGGGCGATAAGGTGCTGATTCATGCTGCAGCAGGGGGCGTTGGCCACTTTGCGGTGCAGTTTGCAAAGGCCCGTGGTGCGTACGTGATCGCGACCGCGTCGGCTCGAAACCATGATTATTTACATGAAATTGGTGTTGATGAAGCGATTGACTACACCCAAACCGACTTTGTAGATGCCTGCTATGGTCTTGATTTTGTTCTAGATACGATGGGAGGCGATATTGGACATTGGTCGTTGGGGGTCGTAGCTGCCACAGGCCAGATGGTAACTGTGCCGACGGTTACTGCAGAGCAGATAATTAAAGAGGGTGAGAAACGTGGCATTAAAACTGCAGGTTTGACTGTGTACCCCGATCAAGAGGCGCTTATGGCAATAGCAGAATTGATTGAAACAGAAGATGTGATCGTACATATTGATAAACGGTTCCCGTTGCATGAGGCAAATAAAGCGCATACTGAACTGGAAACAGGCCATGTTCGCGGTAAATTGGTATTGACTATGAAATGA
- a CDS encoding CBS domain-containing protein, translating to MQSLKVRDYMTSNILTLKAEDSVIDALRKLIKAGRSGAPVVDDQGNIVGLLSEIDCLKETLMGGYYQQAGDSVADHMTTEVDSVNADDDILVTADLFIKGRRRLPVMENGKLVGIITRCDFGKALLDNIDHPHHGS from the coding sequence ATGCAATCATTAAAAGTCAGGGATTATATGACCAGCAATATCTTAACGTTAAAAGCTGAAGATAGTGTGATTGATGCTTTGCGGAAACTAATCAAAGCCGGACGCTCAGGTGCACCGGTGGTTGATGATCAGGGTAATATTGTCGGTTTGCTATCAGAGATAGATTGCTTGAAAGAGACTCTAATGGGCGGGTATTACCAACAAGCAGGGGATAGTGTTGCCGACCATATGACTACAGAGGTTGACTCTGTCAACGCTGATGATGATATCCTCGTAACTGCTGATTTGTTTATCAAGGGGCGTCGACGCCTACCTGTCATGGAAAACGGCAAGTTAGTGGGTATTATCACCCGTTGCGATTTTGGCAAAGCGCTACTTGATAATATTGATCACCCGCACCACGGTTCCTAA
- a CDS encoding aminoacyl-tRNA deacylase: protein MAVAATVFDYLQHENILYDVVMHSPTESAAESARESVLPLVDVIKSVILRDGQNRLMAIIPADKCVDIRQINHVMGAHYHLDAESDIDRLFDDCVDGAVPGLGQAYNIPVIWDDALGYEEDVYFEAGDHRELIHLRHDQFLKIMQRWPHGAICRPRTTVQD, encoded by the coding sequence ATGGCTGTTGCGGCAACGGTTTTTGACTATCTACAACATGAAAATATTCTCTACGATGTAGTTATGCACTCACCAACCGAGTCTGCAGCGGAAAGTGCGCGAGAGTCGGTACTACCGCTTGTTGATGTTATTAAGTCTGTCATTTTAAGAGATGGTCAAAATAGACTAATGGCGATAATCCCTGCGGATAAGTGTGTCGATATTCGACAAATTAACCATGTCATGGGCGCTCATTATCACCTGGATGCTGAAAGCGATATTGACCGTTTGTTTGATGATTGTGTCGATGGCGCAGTGCCGGGCTTAGGGCAGGCCTATAATATTCCGGTTATTTGGGATGATGCACTAGGATATGAAGAAGATGTTTACTTTGAAGCTGGCGACCACCGTGAGTTGATTCACCTCAGACATGATCAATTTCTGAAAATTATGCAGCGTTGGCCCCACGGTGCTATCTGTCGACCTCGGACAACTGTTCAAGACTAG
- a CDS encoding cation:proton antiporter yields MTENTLFLLASIGVISLLCQWLAWKMKLPAILLLLLGGIFMGPVFDWLDPDALFNDLLFPIISLSVAVILFEGSLTLEFKELKEHGRMVRNLLSIGMLVTWFTATLVSRFALGLTWEVATLFGAIVVVSGPTVIMPLLRVVRPTSNISNILKWEGIVIDPIGALLAVLVFEFIVSGKSGALGHTLWTFSSTILLGTTLGCMAGWLLGLALRQHWLPQFLQNAGSLTFMLGVYALSNTLQHESGLLTVTVMGIWLANMRGVPVDDILEFKESLSVLLISALFIILAARIEFSAIADLGWGPVWVILALIFIARPAGVWLSAMGTNLTWQEKTFLSWISPRGIVAAAVSALFAFQLESQGHGDAAILIPLVFLVIITTVIIQSLTASPLANWLKVSEPDSRGFLFIGANQVSREIAKALIKRDIPVMLSDTSYENIRLARMENLPVYFGNPVSEHAENHMDLTGIGNVLAISPYRQLNTLATFHYLDLFSKGHVFGLSDGETEQRASHQFSEKFKETRTLFGEKVTYAMLASQLSQKASIRTTQLSSEFTLEDYRAQHGNRLLILFVISPQGKLTPVVADQEIKAEEGYELISIIRPEPESTEDTSKN; encoded by the coding sequence ATGACTGAAAATACACTTTTTCTACTTGCCAGCATTGGCGTCATCTCTCTGCTTTGTCAGTGGTTAGCCTGGAAAATGAAGCTTCCCGCTATCCTACTGCTGCTATTGGGTGGGATTTTCATGGGGCCTGTGTTTGACTGGCTTGATCCCGATGCGCTATTCAATGATCTATTGTTCCCCATAATTTCGCTGTCGGTTGCCGTTATCCTATTTGAAGGAAGCCTGACATTAGAGTTCAAAGAGCTCAAAGAGCATGGCCGTATGGTCAGGAACCTGCTCAGTATTGGTATGCTAGTCACTTGGTTCACAGCCACACTGGTCAGCCGCTTTGCACTGGGGCTCACATGGGAGGTCGCTACATTATTTGGGGCTATCGTTGTCGTTAGTGGACCTACCGTTATTATGCCTCTGTTGCGGGTAGTGCGCCCGACCTCAAATATCTCAAATATTCTCAAGTGGGAAGGCATCGTCATAGACCCCATTGGAGCTCTACTAGCCGTACTGGTGTTTGAGTTTATTGTATCGGGTAAGTCTGGTGCTTTGGGCCATACGCTGTGGACATTTAGCTCTACTATTCTGTTAGGAACCACTCTTGGTTGCATGGCAGGTTGGCTGCTAGGGTTGGCATTACGACAACACTGGCTGCCACAGTTTTTACAGAATGCCGGTTCTCTTACGTTTATGTTAGGTGTTTATGCCCTTTCTAACACCTTGCAACATGAGTCTGGTCTACTCACCGTAACCGTTATGGGTATCTGGCTCGCCAATATGCGAGGGGTTCCTGTCGATGACATTCTTGAGTTTAAAGAGTCATTAAGTGTACTACTGATTTCAGCGTTATTTATCATACTGGCGGCACGAATAGAGTTTAGCGCTATTGCCGACTTGGGATGGGGGCCGGTATGGGTGATTTTAGCGCTTATATTTATTGCGCGACCTGCAGGTGTTTGGTTATCGGCAATGGGCACCAACCTCACCTGGCAAGAGAAAACCTTTTTAAGTTGGATTTCACCTCGAGGAATAGTGGCCGCAGCGGTATCAGCCCTCTTTGCTTTTCAACTTGAAAGCCAAGGACATGGTGATGCGGCCATTCTAATACCCTTAGTATTTCTGGTAATTATTACCACCGTTATTATTCAAAGCCTTACCGCATCACCACTTGCCAATTGGTTAAAAGTATCAGAGCCGGACAGTCGAGGATTTCTCTTTATCGGCGCTAACCAAGTATCGCGAGAAATAGCTAAAGCACTGATTAAAAGAGACATTCCCGTCATGCTCAGCGACACTAGCTATGAGAACATCCGTTTAGCCAGAATGGAGAATTTACCCGTCTATTTTGGCAACCCTGTTTCAGAACATGCCGAGAACCACATGGATCTGACGGGTATCGGTAATGTGCTAGCCATATCACCTTATCGTCAACTTAATACACTGGCGACTTTTCACTACCTTGATCTGTTTTCCAAAGGGCATGTGTTTGGTCTTTCAGATGGTGAAACAGAACAGCGAGCCAGTCATCAATTCTCGGAAAAGTTCAAAGAGACCCGTACGCTATTTGGTGAGAAGGTCACTTACGCCATGCTCGCAAGCCAATTGAGCCAAAAAGCGAGCATACGAACCACACAACTCAGCTCTGAGTTCACTCTTGAAGATTATCGGGCTCAACATGGTAACCGTTTGCTGATTCTATTTGTCATAAGTCCTCAAGGTAAACTTACGCCTGTTGTAGCAGACCAAGAGATAAAGGCCGAAGAGGGTTATGAGTTAATCAGCATTATAAGGCCCGAACCCGAGAGCACAGAGGACACCTCTAAAAACTAA
- the tcdA gene encoding tRNA cyclic N6-threonylcarbamoyladenosine(37) synthase TcdA, translating to MTDDFSHRFGGTQRLYGLDAVETLKHSHVGVIGIGGVGSWAAEALARSAIGKITLFDMDDICVSNVNRQIHALDGQIGRLKVDAMANRIKAINPSVQCEAVMSFVTEKNLEKHLDNQFDYIVEATDSVKAKAAIIAYCKRNKIRIISSGGAGGQVDPTQIQIADLSRTIQDPLLAKVRNLLRRNYNFSRNAKRKFGVECVFSTEQLVYPTNDGAVCQQKPDTNGPVKLDCATGFGASTCVTATFGLFAASRVLNKLAKT from the coding sequence ATGACAGATGATTTTTCTCACCGCTTTGGCGGAACTCAGCGCTTATATGGTCTTGATGCAGTTGAAACGCTAAAGCATTCTCATGTGGGGGTTATCGGTATAGGTGGCGTAGGCTCCTGGGCGGCAGAAGCTCTGGCACGATCAGCTATTGGTAAAATCACATTATTTGATATGGACGATATCTGCGTATCCAATGTGAATCGTCAAATTCATGCCTTAGATGGGCAAATAGGCCGGTTAAAGGTTGATGCTATGGCCAATCGAATAAAAGCTATTAATCCAAGCGTGCAGTGTGAAGCTGTTATGAGCTTTGTCACTGAAAAGAACCTAGAGAAACATCTCGACAACCAGTTTGACTATATTGTTGAAGCCACCGACAGCGTCAAAGCAAAAGCGGCTATTATTGCTTACTGCAAACGCAACAAAATACGCATTATTAGCTCGGGCGGTGCAGGCGGCCAAGTCGATCCTACTCAGATTCAGATAGCCGATCTGAGTCGCACAATACAAGATCCGCTATTGGCGAAGGTAAGAAACTTGCTGCGTCGGAACTATAACTTTTCTCGCAATGCTAAACGTAAATTTGGTGTGGAGTGTGTGTTTTCAACTGAACAACTCGTCTATCCAACCAACGACGGCGCAGTATGCCAACAAAAGCCTGACACCAATGGGCCTGTAAAACTCGATTGCGCTACAGGGTTTGGTGCCTCAACCTGTGTAACCGCGACCTTTGGGTTATTTGCGGCCTCAAGAGTGCTAAATAAACTAGCCAAGACTTAA
- a CDS encoding NUDIX hydrolase, whose product MTRSSVATVLRDYSGELQVLLIKRAQKAGDRWSGHIAFPGGREQQEDRNIRETAIRETSEEIGLGLSTDNYIGRMSDVMTLAHGTRKPMVVSPYAFKLEGDPRFTINHEVDQVIWLPVSFLADKRNRETMVWEKKGMSVKLPCYFYGEHRIWGLTLKMLDELVFDILL is encoded by the coding sequence ATGACGCGTTCATCGGTCGCAACAGTGCTGCGTGATTACAGTGGTGAGTTGCAGGTACTGCTTATTAAACGGGCGCAAAAAGCCGGTGATCGTTGGTCTGGGCATATTGCGTTTCCGGGGGGGAGGGAGCAGCAAGAAGATCGCAATATTCGTGAGACAGCAATTCGTGAAACCTCCGAAGAGATTGGCTTAGGTTTGTCTACTGATAATTACATTGGGCGCATGTCTGATGTGATGACGTTGGCACATGGTACGCGTAAGCCAATGGTGGTCTCTCCCTATGCATTCAAATTAGAAGGCGACCCTCGTTTTACGATTAATCATGAGGTGGATCAGGTGATTTGGTTACCTGTTTCATTTTTGGCCGATAAGCGTAACCGCGAAACAATGGTATGGGAAAAGAAAGGGATGTCGGTTAAGTTGCCATGTTACTTTTATGGCGAGCATCGGATATGGGGATTAACGTTAAAGATGTTGGATGAGTTAGTGTTTGATATTTTACTGTAG
- a CDS encoding acyl-CoA dehydrogenase C-terminal domain-containing protein, with translation MPEYKTPMRDMKFVFNELLQTQKHYQTIPTGEEATPDMVDAILEECAKLSEEVLSPLNQVGDKEGCKLVDGQVITPTGFKDAYNQYIAGGWQGMSHPVEYGGQGLPLSLGVLKSEMISTANWSWGMYPGLSMGAMNTVYLHGNEEQKRIYLTKLTEGTWTGSMCLTEPQCGTDLGQVKTKAELNEDGSYKITGTKIFISAGDHDLTDNIVHIVLARLPDAPKGTRGISLFIVPKHLPDASGNTGEFNNVNVGSLEEKMGIKGSSTCVMNFDGAKGFLIGPPNKGLECMFTFMNTARIGTGLQGCAAAELSFQGALAYAKDRLSMRSLSGKKAPDKVADPIIVHPDVRRMLLTQKAFAEGGRAMIYYAAHKADFLIDDSNEEKQARADDDLGFLTPIIKAFLTETGYESANLGMQVFGGHGYIKEWGMEQIVRDTRISMLYEGTTGIQALDLLGRKILLDKGAAFRRFSKEVSQYCKGKSPYVTGKSRGKMKDMISELTWLNRQWNFVALRLVFNAMRNKDEVGSASVDFLMYSGYIVMAYFWAMMAEKAYEQLAKGAEEDKDFYRAKIQTAEFYFARILPRTKTHYATMMSGSKNLMQIEDEHFAFA, from the coding sequence ACTTTCCCCTCTCAATCAAGTAGGCGATAAAGAAGGCTGTAAATTAGTTGATGGTCAGGTCATTACACCTACCGGGTTTAAAGATGCATATAATCAATATATAGCTGGTGGTTGGCAAGGAATGTCCCACCCTGTCGAGTATGGCGGGCAAGGCCTTCCACTCTCATTAGGAGTACTTAAATCGGAAATGATTAGTACTGCCAACTGGTCATGGGGAATGTACCCCGGTCTCAGTATGGGGGCGATGAATACCGTCTACCTGCACGGTAACGAAGAACAAAAGCGAATATACCTCACTAAGCTCACCGAAGGTACTTGGACTGGCAGCATGTGCCTGACCGAACCTCAGTGTGGTACAGACTTAGGACAAGTTAAAACCAAGGCTGAACTAAACGAAGATGGCTCCTATAAGATCACTGGAACCAAAATTTTCATTTCGGCAGGCGACCACGATTTAACCGATAATATCGTTCATATTGTGTTGGCTCGACTTCCTGATGCCCCCAAGGGAACCCGTGGCATCTCACTCTTTATCGTACCAAAGCACCTCCCCGATGCTAGCGGTAATACCGGTGAGTTTAACAATGTCAATGTAGGCTCCCTTGAAGAGAAGATGGGGATCAAAGGTTCATCCACCTGCGTAATGAATTTTGATGGCGCAAAAGGATTCCTAATAGGCCCCCCGAATAAAGGTTTGGAGTGCATGTTCACCTTCATGAACACCGCACGGATTGGCACGGGTCTACAGGGCTGTGCGGCGGCAGAGTTGTCGTTTCAGGGCGCACTAGCTTATGCAAAAGATCGCCTTTCAATGCGTTCATTAAGTGGTAAGAAAGCGCCTGATAAAGTCGCCGACCCGATTATTGTTCATCCAGATGTTCGCCGTATGCTGCTAACCCAAAAGGCGTTTGCAGAGGGTGGCCGAGCGATGATCTATTACGCGGCCCATAAAGCCGACTTCCTGATCGACGATAGCAATGAAGAGAAACAAGCGCGCGCGGATGATGATCTTGGCTTTTTGACCCCTATTATCAAAGCATTCCTTACCGAAACCGGTTATGAATCTGCAAACTTAGGCATGCAGGTATTTGGAGGTCACGGCTATATTAAAGAGTGGGGCATGGAGCAGATTGTTCGAGATACACGAATCTCGATGCTGTATGAAGGCACTACAGGCATTCAAGCACTCGACCTGCTAGGCAGAAAGATACTGCTCGATAAAGGCGCAGCATTCCGTCGCTTCAGCAAAGAGGTGAGCCAGTACTGCAAAGGAAAATCACCTTATGTAACCGGCAAAAGCCGTGGCAAAATGAAGGATATGATTAGTGAACTGACCTGGCTTAACCGTCAGTGGAACTTCGTAGCTTTAAGGCTAGTCTTTAACGCCATGAGAAATAAAGACGAAGTAGGTTCAGCATCTGTCGACTTCTTAATGTATTCCGGTTATATCGTGATGGCATACTTCTGGGCGATGATGGCCGAGAAAGCCTACGAGCAACTAGCAAAAGGCGCAGAAGAAGATAAAGACTTTTATCGCGCTAAAATTCAAACGGCTGAGTTTTACTTTGCCCGAATACTGCCGAGAACGAAAACACACTATGCCACCATGATGTCTGGTTCAAAGAATCTCATGCAGATTGAAGATGAGCATTTTGCGTTTGCTTGA